A stretch of Pseudoprevotella muciniphila DNA encodes these proteins:
- the uvrA gene encoding excinuclease ABC subunit UvrA codes for MDSKIEVLGARVHNLKNVDVEIPRNSLSVITGLSGSGKSSLAFDTLYAEGQRRYIETFSAYARNFLDNLERPDVDKISGLSPVISIEQKTTNKNPRSTVGTVTEIYDFLRLLYARAADAYSYVSGEKMVRYTEEQIVDLILSDYESRKVYLLAPLVRNRKGHYRELFESVRKKGFLHVRVDGEVKEVTRGMKVDRYKNHDIEVVVDRLAVKAKDRERLQKSVAQTIQQGNGLMVLLDAETNEARYYSKRLMDPISGISYREPAPHNFSFNSVSGACPKCKGLGYISVIDREKVVPNDAVSIYDGGLAPLGKYRKTFIFQELEAVLQKYDSDLKTPIRDIPEEAIDEILNGSADRLRIPAKVAGTTNDYYVEYSGLVKYIQQMADAEMTVAAQKWADSFAKTTVCPHCHGTRLNKEALSYRFAGKNIAELAAMDISELYDWLNNVETDLHGHQAVIAHEILKELHSRLKFLLDVGLDYLNLNRATMTLSGGESQRIRLATQIGSQLVNVLYILDEPSIGLHQRDNIRLINSLKQLRDTGNTVIVVEHDKDMMLAADYIVDMGPKAGRLGGEVVFQGKPEEMLEAHTLTADYLNGNRQIEIPASRRKGNGNILRLTGASGNNLKHITAEFPLGTFICVTGVSGSGKSTLINGTLQPILSQKFYRSLTDPLPYEQTEGIEHVDKVVSVDQSPIGKTPRSNPATYTGVFSDIRNLFVELPESKIRAYKPGRFSFNVKGGRCETCKGNGYKTIEMNFLPDVYVPCESCHGKRYNRETLEVRYKGKSIADVLDMTINRAVEFFENVPHILNKIKVLQDVGLGYIKLGQSSTTLSGGESQRVKLATELSKRDTGKTVYILDEPTTGLHFEDIRVLLGVLNRLVDKGNTVIVIEHNLDIIKSADYIIDMGPEGGRGGGTIVATGTPEEVSRKRKGFTAPFLKEELKK; via the coding sequence ATGGATTCAAAGATAGAAGTACTCGGTGCCAGAGTCCATAATCTGAAGAATGTGGACGTAGAGATACCTCGCAACAGCCTCAGTGTCATCACAGGTCTGAGCGGAAGCGGAAAGAGTTCGCTTGCGTTCGACACACTCTATGCCGAGGGCCAACGCAGATATATCGAGACATTCTCCGCCTACGCCCGCAACTTCCTCGACAACCTCGAGCGACCCGACGTTGACAAGATTAGCGGTCTGAGTCCCGTTATCAGCATCGAACAGAAAACGACCAACAAGAATCCGCGCTCCACTGTTGGCACCGTTACTGAGATTTACGACTTTCTCCGCCTGCTCTATGCCCGAGCCGCAGACGCCTATTCGTATGTAAGCGGTGAGAAGATGGTGCGCTACACGGAAGAACAGATTGTTGACCTCATTCTATCTGACTATGAGAGTCGGAAAGTGTATCTGCTTGCTCCTCTCGTACGCAATCGCAAAGGGCACTACCGTGAACTCTTCGAGAGCGTCAGGAAGAAAGGTTTTCTGCATGTAAGAGTGGATGGCGAAGTGAAGGAAGTTACGCGCGGCATGAAGGTGGACCGATACAAAAACCATGACATAGAGGTGGTTGTTGACCGCCTTGCCGTTAAGGCAAAAGACCGCGAGCGGTTGCAGAAGAGCGTGGCACAGACCATTCAGCAAGGCAATGGTTTGATGGTGCTTCTTGATGCAGAGACCAACGAGGCTCGCTATTACAGCAAGCGCCTCATGGACCCCATCAGCGGCATCTCCTACCGCGAGCCTGCCCCACACAATTTCTCGTTCAACAGCGTCAGCGGTGCCTGCCCGAAATGTAAAGGTCTGGGCTACATCAGCGTGATTGACCGTGAAAAGGTGGTACCCAATGATGCTGTCAGCATCTATGATGGTGGGTTGGCTCCTCTCGGTAAATACCGCAAGACGTTCATCTTTCAGGAACTTGAAGCAGTGCTTCAGAAATACGACAGCGACCTCAAGACCCCCATTCGCGATATCCCGGAGGAAGCCATCGATGAAATCCTCAACGGTTCGGCAGACCGGCTACGCATCCCTGCAAAAGTGGCAGGAACCACCAATGACTACTACGTGGAATACAGCGGACTGGTGAAGTACATCCAGCAGATGGCAGACGCGGAGATGACTGTAGCAGCACAGAAGTGGGCAGATAGTTTTGCCAAGACTACTGTTTGTCCGCATTGCCACGGCACCCGCCTCAACAAGGAAGCACTGTCCTACAGATTTGCCGGCAAAAACATTGCAGAACTTGCAGCAATGGACATCAGCGAACTCTACGATTGGCTCAACAATGTAGAGACTGACCTCCACGGCCATCAGGCCGTCATAGCCCACGAAATCCTGAAGGAACTCCATTCGCGCCTGAAATTCCTCCTCGACGTAGGTCTTGACTACCTCAACCTCAACCGCGCCACAATGACACTCAGCGGTGGAGAGAGCCAGCGTATCCGACTCGCCACACAGATAGGTTCACAACTCGTCAACGTGCTTTATATCCTCGACGAGCCGAGCATAGGTCTGCATCAACGCGACAATATCCGCCTTATCAACTCGCTCAAACAACTGCGAGACACAGGAAACACAGTCATCGTGGTGGAACATGACAAAGACATGATGCTCGCAGCGGACTACATAGTCGATATGGGGCCAAAAGCAGGGCGTCTCGGAGGAGAAGTGGTCTTTCAGGGCAAACCGGAGGAGATGCTCGAAGCGCACACCCTTACTGCCGATTATCTCAATGGCAACAGACAGATAGAAATACCTGCATCCCGACGCAAAGGCAACGGCAACATTCTTCGCCTTACAGGTGCCAGCGGCAACAACCTGAAGCACATCACGGCAGAATTTCCTCTCGGGACGTTTATCTGCGTTACAGGTGTCAGCGGCAGTGGCAAATCAACACTCATCAACGGCACGCTTCAACCCATCCTCTCGCAGAAATTCTATCGCTCTCTGACAGACCCCTTGCCCTACGAACAAACAGAAGGCATTGAGCATGTAGACAAAGTGGTCAGTGTAGACCAGTCGCCCATAGGCAAGACACCACGGTCGAATCCTGCCACATATACCGGTGTGTTCAGCGACATTCGGAATCTATTTGTGGAACTACCTGAATCGAAGATACGTGCCTACAAGCCGGGACGTTTCTCATTCAACGTAAAAGGCGGACGCTGCGAGACATGCAAGGGTAATGGTTATAAGACCATCGAGATGAACTTCCTGCCTGACGTCTATGTACCTTGCGAGTCGTGCCACGGCAAACGCTACAACCGCGAAACACTCGAAGTGCGCTACAAGGGTAAGTCAATAGCCGATGTGCTCGACATGACCATCAACCGCGCCGTAGAGTTCTTCGAAAACGTTCCGCACATTCTCAACAAAATCAAGGTGTTGCAGGACGTAGGCCTCGGCTACATCAAGCTCGGGCAGAGCAGCACCACCCTCAGTGGTGGTGAGAGCCAGCGCGTGAAACTCGCTACAGAACTCTCCAAGCGAGACACAGGAAAGACTGTTTACATTCTTGATGAGCCCACTACAGGCCTACACTTTGAAGATATTCGGGTACTCCTCGGTGTACTCAATCGCCTCGTTGATAAGGGGAATACAGTCATCGTCATTGAGCACAACCTCGACATTATCAAAAGCGCAGACTACATCATCGACATGGGTCCCGAAGGGGGCAGAGGTGGTGGCACCATCGTGGCGACAGGCACTCCCGAAGAAGTCAGCCGAAAACGAAAGGGTTTTACAGCCCCATTCCTCAAAGAAGAACTCAAAAAATAA
- a CDS encoding peptide-N-glycosidase F-related protein, translating to MKLKHTIAIIFALLATTLSAARYDTVYNRVIFQNQIVNFDPDVYPNGFTDMGSHLVVGNGRIVLKKICLPRYARDTRVSITVRLTSNGDPWDKTGSIFVIPATSEISMIGVAQERQKYPILDSTRYERLRGIISSEGYQPTVELIRFITPFGVGGLNPTDSISRERRTPVYIDGFAPYVEWEQDITDRLPLLQDSVYIGLAIDSWLKAGYKATVTLTVTESTLKADKAPKRRVLPLLNTIQYFGQEYCDIFARRHLEVPFALPSTAKNVTLHYVTTGHGGQEGGDEFSPCENVISLDGNEVKRFTPWRNDCASFRRFNPSTGVWLKQRDVQYIGHARGEHKIIEEPIASSDLSRSGWCPGSDVPPVNISLGTLVKGNHSLNIAIPKAQPMSDNNQNHWLISAWLTWEE from the coding sequence ATGAAACTAAAACACACTATCGCTATTATCTTTGCGCTGTTAGCAACCACTTTGAGCGCAGCCAGATACGACACCGTATATAATCGCGTTATTTTTCAGAATCAGATTGTCAATTTCGACCCTGATGTCTATCCCAATGGTTTCACAGACATGGGGTCGCATCTTGTCGTAGGTAACGGACGCATTGTACTTAAAAAAATCTGCCTGCCGCGTTATGCCCGCGACACACGAGTGAGCATCACAGTGCGTCTCACGTCGAATGGCGACCCTTGGGACAAGACCGGCAGCATTTTTGTCATTCCCGCTACATCTGAAATCAGCATGATTGGGGTAGCACAAGAGCGTCAGAAATATCCGATATTGGACAGCACGCGATACGAACGCCTACGTGGCATCATTTCCAGCGAAGGCTACCAACCCACAGTAGAACTCATCCGATTCATTACCCCCTTCGGTGTAGGTGGCCTTAATCCCACCGACAGCATCAGCAGAGAGCGCCGCACACCTGTTTATATTGATGGCTTCGCGCCTTACGTAGAATGGGAACAGGACATCACAGACCGTTTACCATTGTTGCAAGACAGTGTTTACATCGGTCTCGCCATAGACAGTTGGCTGAAAGCCGGCTACAAAGCCACGGTAACCCTTACTGTCACGGAAAGCACGCTCAAAGCGGACAAAGCACCAAAACGGCGAGTGCTTCCCTTGCTCAACACGATACAATACTTCGGACAAGAATACTGCGATATTTTTGCACGTCGCCATCTTGAAGTTCCCTTCGCTTTGCCTTCTACAGCCAAGAATGTGACACTTCACTACGTTACTACTGGACACGGCGGACAAGAAGGAGGTGATGAGTTCTCACCCTGCGAGAATGTCATCAGTCTTGACGGCAACGAAGTAAAGCGTTTCACACCTTGGCGCAACGACTGCGCTTCTTTCCGCCGCTTCAATCCTTCTACCGGCGTTTGGCTAAAACAGCGTGATGTTCAATACATCGGTCATGCAAGGGGTGAGCACAAAATCATAGAAGAACCTATTGCATCGTCTGACCTAAGCCGTTCCGGTTGGTGTCCTGGCAGCGATGTACCGCCCGTGAATATCTCTTTGGGCACGCTTGTCAAAGGTAATCATTCCCTGAACATTGCCATCCCGAAAGCCCAGCCCATGTCAGACAATAACCAAAACCATTGGCTCATTTCCGCATGGCTCACATGGGAAGAATAG
- a CDS encoding peptide MFS transporter, translated as MFEGQPKGLFALALANTGERFGYYTMLAVFALFLRANYGLSAGMAGTIYSAFLMFVYFFPLIGGMMADKFGFGRMVTTGIIIMFVGYLLLSVPLGGDSLALIVMLGALLLIGFGTGLFKGNLQVMVGDLYNDPRYKDKRDSGFSIFYMAINIGALFAPTAAIKIKEYAETSLGYSSNDAYHFSFAVACASLVVSIAIYYIFRNTFRHTEGGAKKDAKVAETAPVEELSKDETKQRIIALCLVFAVVIFFWMAFHQNGLSLTYFADEFTAQSANGIQAMCFDVWNLVAIIFIVYALFSLFQSKTTKGRLISVAVIAAAACVLFLQHDPDGSISISAPIFQQFNPFYVVALTPVSMAIFASLAAKGKEPSAPRKIAYGMIVAAIAYALMAFASFGLPMPQTEMGPDGNPVAVHVADVTPNLLIAVYLVLTFGELLLSPMGISFVSKVAPPKYKGMMMGGWFVATAIGNQLVVVGGLLWGAVPLWVCWSVFLGVCLVAAIFMFAMMKRLEKVC; from the coding sequence ATGTTTGAAGGACAACCAAAAGGCCTATTTGCGTTGGCATTAGCCAACACGGGCGAACGTTTCGGTTACTATACGATGCTCGCCGTCTTTGCATTATTTTTGAGAGCTAACTATGGATTATCAGCAGGTATGGCTGGCACCATCTATAGTGCGTTTCTCATGTTTGTTTACTTTTTCCCCCTCATCGGTGGCATGATGGCTGACAAATTCGGCTTTGGCCGCATGGTAACTACAGGTATTATCATCATGTTTGTTGGTTATTTGCTATTGTCCGTACCTTTAGGTGGTGATAGCCTGGCATTGATTGTTATGTTAGGAGCATTGCTGCTTATCGGGTTCGGTACGGGTTTGTTTAAGGGGAATCTACAGGTGATGGTTGGTGACTTGTATAATGATCCACGATATAAAGACAAGCGGGACTCTGGTTTTTCCATTTTCTACATGGCAATCAACATCGGTGCCTTATTTGCTCCTACTGCAGCCATAAAGATTAAAGAATACGCTGAGACATCATTAGGTTATAGTTCGAACGATGCTTATCACTTCTCGTTTGCTGTGGCTTGTGCATCGCTTGTTGTTTCTATTGCAATCTATTATATATTCCGTAACACCTTCCGCCATACGGAAGGAGGCGCAAAGAAGGATGCCAAAGTTGCCGAAACTGCACCTGTAGAGGAATTATCAAAAGATGAAACAAAACAGCGCATCATTGCACTTTGCCTTGTTTTCGCTGTGGTTATCTTCTTCTGGATGGCATTCCATCAGAATGGTTTGTCGCTAACTTATTTTGCAGATGAGTTTACAGCGCAATCGGCTAATGGTATTCAAGCAATGTGCTTTGACGTGTGGAATCTCGTTGCTATAATCTTCATTGTTTATGCGCTATTCTCGCTATTCCAATCGAAGACAACTAAGGGGCGTTTAATTTCGGTGGCTGTTATTGCAGCTGCAGCATGCGTCCTCTTCTTACAACACGACCCTGATGGAAGCATATCCATCTCTGCACCAATATTCCAACAATTCAACCCATTCTATGTGGTAGCCCTAACTCCAGTATCAATGGCGATTTTTGCTTCATTAGCAGCAAAAGGCAAGGAACCTTCTGCACCTCGTAAGATAGCCTATGGTATGATAGTGGCTGCCATAGCTTATGCTCTGATGGCATTTGCATCATTTGGACTACCAATGCCTCAAACCGAGATGGGACCCGATGGTAATCCCGTAGCAGTTCATGTAGCTGACGTTACACCCAATCTGCTTATCGCGGTGTACCTCGTACTAACTTTTGGTGAATTACTGCTATCACCAATGGGAATCTCCTTTGTTTCAAAGGTTGCACCTCCTAAGTATAAGGGTATGATGATGGGCGGTTGGTTTGTTGCTACAGCCATTGGTAACCAACTCGTTGTTGTAGGTGGTCTGCTTTGGGGTGCCGTTCCCTTGTGGGTGTGCTGGAGTGTATTCCTCGGTGTCTGCCTTGTAGCAGCAATCTTCATGTTTGCTATGATGAAACGACTCGAGAAAGTCTGCTAA
- the rpsT gene encoding 30S ribosomal protein S20: protein MANHKSSVKRIRQTAARRLHNRYYAKTMRNAVRKLRATTDKAEATELLPKVQKMLDKLAKTNIIHKNKAANLKSGIAKHVNSLA from the coding sequence ATGGCAAACCACAAATCTTCTGTAAAGAGAATTCGTCAGACGGCTGCTCGCAGACTGCATAACCGCTATTATGCAAAGACTATGCGTAATGCAGTTCGCAAACTTCGCGCTACCACAGACAAGGCTGAGGCTACAGAACTCCTGCCCAAAGTTCAGAAAATGCTTGACAAGTTGGCAAAGACCAACATCATCCATAAGAACAAGGCAGCCAACCTCAAGTCGGGTATTGCCAAGCACGTGAACAGTCTGGCATAA